In Ruminiclostridium papyrosolvens DSM 2782, the following proteins share a genomic window:
- a CDS encoding ATP-binding cassette domain-containing protein, with protein MNKDIIIINNVSKSFKENTVLKNVSVTFEKNKIHGLIGRNGSGKTMLLKCICGFVPVTSGEIIVNGKLIGVDTDVPKDVGIIIEAPGFLPNYSAYKNLLFLASINSSISKEEIKNAIKRVGLDPENKKWVGKYSLGMRQRLGIAQAIMENQSILLLDEPMNGIDKHGISEIRELLINLRNEGKTIILSSHSAEDIDILCDTVCEMDNGILEVIRKDAKV; from the coding sequence ATGAATAAGGATATTATTATAATCAATAATGTAAGCAAATCATTTAAAGAAAATACAGTGTTAAAAAATGTGTCCGTTACTTTTGAGAAAAATAAAATACATGGTTTAATAGGACGCAATGGGTCAGGCAAGACCATGCTTTTAAAATGTATTTGCGGTTTTGTTCCAGTAACTTCAGGAGAAATCATAGTAAATGGTAAGCTGATTGGAGTAGATACTGATGTACCAAAGGATGTAGGTATTATAATAGAAGCTCCGGGTTTTTTGCCAAACTATAGTGCTTACAAAAATTTATTGTTTTTAGCATCAATTAATAGTAGTATTTCAAAGGAAGAAATTAAAAATGCTATCAAACGTGTTGGACTTGACCCGGAGAATAAAAAATGGGTGGGAAAATACTCCTTGGGTATGAGGCAAAGACTGGGAATTGCACAAGCAATAATGGAAAACCAGTCAATACTTTTGTTAGATGAGCCTATGAATGGCATAGATAAGCATGGTATTAGCGAGATACGTGAACTTTTAATTAATCTGCGGAATGAAGGCAAAACTATTATCCTATCAAGCCATAGCGCTGAAGATATAGATATTTTGTGCGATACAGTATGTGAAATGGACAATGGTATACTTGAGGTAATTCGAAAAGATGCGAAAGTATAG
- a CDS encoding ABC transporter permease has translation MRTWYLFKKFIIEAIRDWKLLIFVLVFGPLFVAIFFGVFSNHETTYKVAIYNKDVQVTDNSGTTVNVAQSLLDVLNKRKNSDGTPMFKVIVEKDLDTAKENIRAKKYDGYIVFPENFSQRIAEQKNNPNAAKADMYVYGDKANQNYMISAIMINEYCMQLINSITGKSSSLNFVEDFVVDYKNRTTFEASIPAAIMVGIIMILFTAAIALIKEVDSGTLRRLQISKASALEVLASLNLTQILIGFVEVGITLFTAFVLFGAKPGGNVATIFLISMLACISVIPIGFIVASFSRTTSDILIFGNIPYMLLFIFSGAFPIPRLNLFTISGYTIAINDFLPTTPAMTALKKVMDEGAGLQNVLGDLAVVIIVTAVYYVIGVRLFNKKHMELS, from the coding sequence ATGAGAACATGGTACCTCTTTAAAAAATTTATAATTGAAGCAATTAGAGACTGGAAACTGCTCATCTTTGTTCTAGTATTCGGGCCATTGTTTGTTGCTATATTCTTTGGAGTATTTAGTAATCATGAAACTACATATAAAGTTGCAATCTATAATAAGGACGTTCAGGTCACAGACAACAGCGGTACAACCGTGAATGTTGCTCAAAGTCTGCTTGATGTATTAAATAAGCGAAAGAATTCTGACGGTACACCCATGTTTAAAGTTATTGTTGAAAAAGACCTGGACACAGCTAAAGAAAATATAAGAGCAAAGAAATATGATGGATATATAGTATTTCCAGAAAACTTCTCACAAAGAATAGCAGAACAAAAAAATAATCCTAATGCTGCTAAAGCAGATATGTATGTTTATGGTGATAAGGCTAATCAAAACTATATGATTTCAGCAATCATGATAAACGAGTATTGTATGCAGCTGATTAATTCTATAACCGGAAAAAGTTCTTCCTTGAATTTTGTAGAGGATTTTGTAGTAGATTATAAGAACAGAACAACCTTTGAAGCATCAATACCGGCAGCTATAATGGTGGGAATAATAATGATACTATTTACTGCTGCAATAGCTTTAATTAAAGAAGTTGACAGCGGAACATTAAGGAGACTCCAAATATCTAAAGCTTCAGCTTTAGAAGTGCTTGCGTCACTTAATCTTACTCAGATATTAATTGGTTTTGTTGAAGTAGGAATAACCTTATTCACAGCCTTTGTATTATTTGGCGCTAAACCTGGCGGTAACGTAGCAACTATATTTCTAATAAGTATGCTTGCATGTATTTCTGTAATACCTATTGGATTTATTGTTGCAAGTTTTTCAAGAACAACCAGCGATATTCTGATATTCGGAAATATACCATATATGTTGCTGTTCATTTTTTCGGGAGCATTCCCTATACCAAGATTAAACTTATTTACTATATCAGGCTACACTATAGCTATAAATGACTTTTTGCCTACAACCCCTGCAATGACTGCGCTAAAAAAGGTAATGGATGAAGGTGCGGGACTGCAGAATGTTTTAGGTGATTTAGCAGTAGTTATCATTGTTACAGCTGTGTACTATGTTATAGGTGTAAGGTTATTTAATAAAAAGCATATGGAATTGTCATAA
- a CDS encoding ABC transporter ATP-binding protein, with protein MKNNNVSSILTVTNLTKSYKGVQAVDKLNFDVKRGEIFGFLGPNGAGKSTTISMISGLIEPDDGDIYINGVSLKKEPKTARGLIGICPQNVVVWKDLTCYEQIELVGKMYDMEKKAIKEKGMGLLESMGLIEKKNKLAKTLSGGMQRRLNIILALVHNPELVILDEPEAGLDPQSKILVRDYIKSLAKHKTVLLTTHNMDEADRVADRIAIIDKGKLLVIDTSEQLKNKLGQGDVLEIKTEGATPKKIENMKTDLSAVSESFSFVDDLLNIVAPDILDNIQNIKGILQKNGITVEDIRFRKRTLEDVFITLTGRGLRE; from the coding sequence ATGAAAAATAATAACGTTTCTTCGATTCTTACTGTAACGAATCTGACTAAAAGTTACAAAGGGGTTCAAGCAGTTGATAAGTTGAATTTTGATGTAAAAAGAGGAGAAATTTTTGGATTCCTTGGTCCTAACGGAGCAGGGAAAAGCACTACTATCAGTATGATTAGCGGACTTATAGAGCCTGACGACGGAGATATTTATATAAACGGCGTTTCTCTTAAAAAAGAACCCAAAACTGCCAGAGGGCTTATTGGAATATGTCCTCAGAATGTTGTAGTATGGAAGGATTTAACATGCTACGAACAAATCGAGTTAGTTGGAAAAATGTATGATATGGAGAAAAAAGCAATCAAAGAAAAAGGAATGGGTTTGCTTGAGTCTATGGGATTGATAGAAAAGAAGAACAAGCTTGCTAAAACTCTTTCCGGTGGTATGCAGAGAAGACTGAATATTATTCTTGCTCTGGTTCATAACCCTGAACTGGTTATATTGGATGAACCGGAGGCCGGATTAGACCCTCAAAGTAAAATTTTAGTGAGAGACTATATAAAATCTCTTGCAAAACATAAGACAGTTCTGCTAACAACTCATAATATGGATGAAGCCGATAGAGTTGCAGACAGAATTGCTATAATTGACAAAGGCAAGCTTTTAGTTATAGATACATCAGAACAGTTAAAGAACAAGCTAGGACAGGGGGATGTTCTTGAAATCAAAACAGAAGGGGCTACACCTAAAAAGATTGAAAACATGAAGACTGATTTATCAGCGGTTTCAGAAAGTTTTTCATTTGTTGACGATCTTTTAAATATAGTTGCACCGGATATTCTGGATAACATTCAAAATATTAAAGGTATCTTACAAAAGAATGGAATTACTGTTGAAGATATTAGATTCAGGAAAAGAACATTAGAAGATGTGTTTATTACTTTAACTGGAAGGGGATTAAGAGAATGA
- a CDS encoding methyltransferase family protein: MYTEKSMLGYFILFFVLGVISSVKMLYDYNKKGRLTLTGSIILLIWFCEHGIILDYSSYNSIYQHPDNMLLKVFGILLIVFGLGVMVLGMVNFGKFTRTMGTDTKKLITGGLYRFTRNPQYVGYGIAIIGFNIAWYTFLSVIVLITYFIMIYITILIEEKNLLRIYGKEFEEFCTKSPRFI; encoded by the coding sequence ATGTATACAGAAAAATCAATGTTAGGATACTTTATTTTATTTTTTGTTTTAGGAGTGATAAGTTCCGTTAAAATGCTGTATGATTACAATAAAAAAGGAAGGCTTACACTAACGGGCTCTATAATTCTCTTAATTTGGTTCTGTGAGCATGGGATAATCTTAGATTATTCATCTTACAACTCAATTTATCAACATCCTGATAACATGCTTCTAAAAGTATTTGGTATTTTATTAATAGTATTTGGACTTGGTGTAATGGTTTTGGGTATGGTTAACTTCGGAAAATTCACCAGAACTATGGGTACTGACACAAAGAAACTTATAACAGGCGGTTTGTACAGATTTACCAGGAATCCTCAATATGTTGGATATGGGATTGCTATAATAGGGTTTAATATAGCTTGGTACACTTTCCTTTCGGTAATAGTTTTAATTACATATTTTATAATGATTTATATAACGATTTTAATAGAAGAAAAGAATCTTCTAAGAATTTATGGAAAAGAATTTGAAGAGTTCTGTACTAAATCTCCAAGGTTTATCTAA
- a CDS encoding coproporphyrinogen-III oxidase family protein — MLNSINISSNYSATKASIRRKLVERLGPDFNKGMNDVVRAKASSDFERLVPKEDFIIYIHVPFCDSFCRDCPYSKSVNKGNLEKYVRALIKEIEFIGKNKNNSKIRAKAVYFGGGTPTVLSAHQLSDIIGKLKEYFVDESTSITLESHPKSLDCDNLSKYRDAGINRISLGIQSFQDSVLKEMGRDYDSNRALEVARKVSEAGWNFNVDIMYGFDSETDEMFYEDLERAIQFNANHISIYGLMRNTDNKTKEAMIKRETDMYFHARKRLLDEGFVHYKINDFARDDKSINVYADLRDRIPLHENLALGTSGHGMTASAGNYLKYKSIDKYIDCIEKEIPPLSYVNCNDKEGDIVSNIFYGLNSLNISRRKFKQQFDADPVENTNDFIKHLARLGFLDITDEEVKLREDSIFEYNILFNEVYYKGIKMPDDTDSI; from the coding sequence ATGCTTAATTCCATTAATATATCAAGTAATTATTCTGCAACAAAAGCTTCTATTAGAAGAAAACTGGTAGAACGTTTAGGGCCGGATTTTAATAAAGGTATGAACGATGTGGTCAGGGCCAAAGCAAGCAGTGATTTTGAGAGGCTTGTTCCAAAAGAAGATTTTATTATTTATATTCATGTCCCCTTCTGCGATTCCTTTTGCAGAGATTGTCCGTACAGTAAATCAGTAAATAAAGGCAATTTGGAGAAATATGTACGGGCACTCATAAAAGAAATAGAATTCATCGGAAAGAATAAAAATAATAGTAAAATAAGAGCCAAAGCTGTCTATTTTGGTGGGGGGACACCAACAGTACTATCTGCTCATCAGCTGTCCGATATTATTGGAAAATTAAAAGAATATTTTGTTGACGAGAGCACCAGCATAACATTAGAATCCCACCCTAAATCTCTTGACTGTGATAATTTAAGCAAGTACAGAGATGCTGGAATAAACCGTATAAGTCTGGGAATACAGTCATTTCAAGATAGTGTATTGAAGGAAATGGGAAGGGATTATGATTCTAATAGAGCATTAGAAGTTGCAAGAAAAGTATCAGAGGCCGGCTGGAATTTTAATGTTGATATAATGTACGGTTTTGATTCAGAAACTGACGAAATGTTTTATGAGGATCTTGAAAGAGCAATTCAATTTAATGCAAACCATATATCGATATACGGATTAATGAGAAATACAGATAATAAAACAAAAGAAGCCATGATAAAAAGAGAAACGGATATGTATTTTCATGCAAGGAAGCGACTATTAGATGAAGGTTTTGTTCACTATAAAATAAATGACTTTGCACGTGATGATAAAAGTATTAATGTATATGCAGATTTAAGAGATAGGATACCTTTACATGAAAATTTAGCTTTAGGAACTTCAGGCCATGGCATGACAGCTTCAGCAGGCAACTATCTGAAATATAAAAGCATTGATAAATATATTGACTGTATAGAAAAAGAGATACCGCCACTATCTTACGTAAACTGTAATGATAAAGAGGGTGATATAGTTTCCAATATATTTTATGGTTTAAATTCACTGAACATCTCCAGAAGAAAATTTAAGCAGCAGTTCGATGCTGATCCTGTTGAAAACACTAACGATTTTATTAAACATTTAGCAAGACTGGGTTTTTTAGATATAACTGATGAGGAAGTAAAGCTGAGAGAGGACTCTATATTTGAATATAATATTCTCTTTAATGAAGTATATTACAAAGGTATAAAAATGCCTGATGATACAGATTCCATTTAG